GACTTACTTTTTTCCTAGACTAACCGGTGAAACAGACCAGGAGTTGTCAACTTGCGTTCACACACACGAAATTTCTGTATTATGTCTTTCATAAAACTCCATATTCACACAAGTCATCAATTTGTTCAGGAGCTGCTCCTGTGATGTATTAATCTGTGGCAAGAAACCTGGTTAGGTAGCTTTATAATCTTTTTGTTGTCTTTATGTTCTAGTTGTGATGAAAAAGAGAAGGAGATCATTCTTGAGAGGCAATCTTTAGGTGAAAGGCAGAAAGCATTGCAGCTTGAACATGAAAGGTTACTTGATGCACAAGCTTTGCTAAACCAGAGGGAGGATTACATTTTTAGTAGATCTCAGGACTTAAATCGACTTGAAAAAGAGATAGAGGATTCAAAGGTGAATATTGAGCAGGAACGTAGAGCTTTAAATGAAGATAGATCCAATCTAGAGCTGACCAAGGCTTCCTTGTCAAAAAGAGAGCaggtttatatttttaattcctGATTTGATTTGGTTGTATATAATATTTCTACTTTGTCCACAGGAAACTCCATTATGTAGTTTCTCTTTTGTGTATATTCAGGATGTCATTAGAAGGGAAGCTTTGCTTAACAAGGAACAGCAAGACCTTCTTATTTTACAGGAAAAACTTGCAAGCAAGGAATCTGTGAGTCGTTTTGTCTTATCTGgaaatttctcttaaaaaaatgataaaccgAAAGATGGTGTCGGGTAGACCTTAGGTTTTATCACCATTATGAGTATGGATGGTTTGTTTGAATCTTTTCAGCCAATACTTACTGATATTTTACTGCTGACGAAACTAAACTCCCTCAGAgttattactctatttttcttatttcttttttggtcgGACAACACAGGACAAAGTCCAAAAAGTCATTGCCAGTCATGAAAATGCTTTGAGAACAAGGAAGTCAGAATTTGATGCTGAGCTGGAGATGAAGCGAAAATCTATTGAAGATGAAATTGAGACTAAGATGCGGGCTTGGGAGTTGAAGGAGATGGATCTTAGGCAAAGGGAGGACCTAATGTTGGAGAGAGAACATGATTTGGAGGTTCAGTCAAGGGCATTGGCAGATAGGGAGAAAGAAGTGGCAGAGACATTGAATCTGCTTGATGAGAAAGAAAAACGCCTAGGGGCTGCTGAGGAGGAGTTTGAGCGGAACAAAGCCTGtttgcaagaagaaaaagaagtgaCTAACAAAATGAAAGTAGAGCTTCAGAAGTCACTGGATTCATTGGATGACAAAAAGAAGCTGGTTGATTATGCAAAGGACAAGTTAGAGGCCATGAAAACCGAAACAAGTGAGTTATCAGTTTTAGAGATGAACCTTAAAGAAGAAATAGATATGGTTAGGGCTCAAAAAATGGAGGTCCTCGCTGATTCAGATAAGTTGAAAATAGAGAAGGCAAAGTTCGAAGCTGAATGGGAGTTAATTgatgaaaaaagagaagagcTACGGAAGGAAGCAGAACGTGTAGCTGAAGAGAGACTGGCCTCTTCCAAGTTTATTAAGGATGAGCGCGATAGCCTTAGACTGTTAAAAATTGAAATGCAAGATCAGTATAAATGTGATGTTGAGGCACTTAGCCGTGAGCGAGAAGACTTTATGAATAAGATGGTGCATGATCGTACTGAGTGGTTCAGCAAGATGCAGCAAGAACGTGCAGATTTCGTACTGGATATTGAGATGCATAAGAGGGAACTGGAGAACTGTTTTGAGAAAAGACGTGAAGAATTAGAGAGTGatttgagggagagagagaaagcctttgagcaagaaaggaaaaatgaacTTCATTATATAAGCTCTCTCAAAGTACAAGCGGAGAAAGAGTTGGAACAGGTTGCTTTAGAAATGAAAAGACTTGAAACTGAGAGAATGGAGATAAATTTGGAACGTGAGGAAAGAAACAAGGAGTGGGCAGAGCTAAATAATTGCATTGAGGTTCTTAAGGTCCAAAGagagaaattgaaaaaacaaagggAGCTATTGCATGCAGATAGAGAAGAGATTCTTGCCCGGATTGAAGACCTTAAAAAACTGCAGGATTTAAATGTTGCATCAGATATTGTTGCTGATGCTGAATTGCAAAATTCTGAACCAAGGAGGAAAATTTCTGCAAAAAGAATTTTGAAACAGCAAACTCTTATACAAAATGCCAATGTTACTGACATTGACAATGGGTTCAATTCTCCATCTAAGCACAATCTGGATGGTGCTTCTACTCATAGCTCTACTCCTTTTTCATGGATTAAACGATGTAGAGaattaatattcaaacattCTCCAGATAAGGCTTTGATGAAGTATGAAGAAAGGTCTTTGGTACCTGACCATGAAAATGCAAGCAATATGCAAAAGTATGTGAGAGAGAAGTCAAGCGAGAGACAGCAGGAAAGGTATGCTCTTGGTGAACCAAAAGTGATAGTTGAAGTGCCCCCTGTAGGTGACGATGTAAAAGCAACACATTATCTTGAATCTGAAATCAAGGAATATGCCAGTGAAAAGTGTGCCCCTTCAGTTTCTGAGCAAGGGCTTCGGGctggaaggaaaagaagagtTAAACACACTATATCCAATGATGGTGTTAATTTACAACCAGAGCAAAGGCAGAACAATAAGAAAAGGAGGCAGCGAGAAGATGACACTGCAGCTCAACCGGCCAATACTGAGAGGTAcaactttttaattatatttttcacgATAAGCTTTTTGCTTGTATGGGTTTCTATAAATTTCTGAATGCATAATTTGAAACATGCTACAAGGTCTGAAATggtataaataaattatttgtttctttCTGGTAAATATTCTTTATTTGGTTCCAGTTTTATTTCCTCCCAACCAAATGTTCCAGAAGATCAGCATGCATTGTTGTCATCCTCTCGAACTCGAGAAGGTCCTGAAGAGGCTAATGTAGTTGTTATAGATAAAATCATACAAATCTCAGAAGTGACTCATGAGAAAACTGATAGTGACAACTTTCCAAATGAAGACAAATTAGACTCTTTGTTGAATCCCTTAGCGGAATTGGAGCTGGATATTCTTTCAGGTGAAGGAATAAATGGTTGTGCGGATTCTTCACATGTACAGAATGGTATCTTACCCTGTAGCCCTAAGGCGCCAGAAAAGCCATAAGAAGTACAAAATTCTGGACAAGTTATTGAGCATTGTCAGGTGACTGCTGTTTTCACAAATCTTACTTGTATTGATGTTTTTGCTTGTGGGTTATATATAagatttttatagtttttattcacattatttcatttttgtcGGGTTGCTTAGAAATTTCTGTTTCATGTtcagtgtttttcttttttcacatgTTATTGCAAGTATATGTTCTTACCTGTAACACAAACACTGTTTAATCTATTGAGTCTTTTTCTTCCATAGCTAGCTGGTTATGATATTTTGCCTGCTTTTGTCATTTGTGAATTGTTTCTGCTCCTTTATGTTCATGCTGATGTCTTGATCGTACTGCATTGATGACTTGTGCAACTAGGAGAGTACTGTGAAACTTTCTTAGGGCTTTCAACACTGGGGTCCTTACTTAATGTCAAATAAGCCGACATttgatatgcttaaaaaaacaaagctcACAATTGATGTTATTTCATGGCTGAGTAATTATCCATTTATACtgctgttttcttttcttttcttatgcaTGTCTGCTTTGCAGTATCATTGAAGAGACAGTTCCAAAAGAGTGAACAGGAAGTTGAAGATAATGGCCCTGCCAAATCATAATGAAAAGGTTGATGACAAAATTCAACAGTGGACAAGGTCGCGAAACAGAAGTAGAAGATTTCTGGCTTTTTGTTGGATGCACCAGTTGTTCACTTACTGTAATGCACACAGACTGTCCTCTTCACTCCTTTCTAAGTAGTTTTGGCTGGTGATATCTCTTTGAGTGGGCTGAATATGTAAATGACTGCTCATAGtgatcttatgagaagtttgTAAATGTTTTGTGCATCTTTTATTGGCTTTGTTTGTGTAGTTTTCATTTAGGGAGGCGATTGTTGCCAATATTTGTATTGCCAAGGGGTGGTGTTTGAGCATTTTGTATGATGGTCTCCATGTTATGGCTTTTGGGTTGTCTGTTTTGCTGTTTGGTGAAATGTAGTGTAATTCTTGTTGGGAGCAATCTTTAAGAAGTAAATGCTATAAGGAAGTCTTATGTTCTCGTCGAGTCTTCTTATAATtgatgtgtcttttaaaattaccattcaaTTGTAGGAGAATTAAATGAGGACCTCcctatagcattactcatcctAAAGTCCTCGAATTGTTGAAATCGGTACCAATTTGAAGGCCTCATACATTTTtgatcttttgtctttttttcttttcaaccgGGCATAGAAAAGGTAAAGTTATCCGACGAATTTggtaacatatatataactgGACAAGGATCCTTTACATTTCAAGtccatttcacttaaaatgtagatgagtcattttataatcatgatttaatattattatatttaatgatATAAATGATGccatataatttaaatatcattATTTACACCGTTAGATATAACaatgttaaattttgattatgaaattactctttattttatgggtttttgtttttgtttttgtttttttggggtatttgtatttgtatttgtaaggGTATGtgtgcattttctttttccaggTAAGTAGGTGTAGGTGTGCATTTCCAGTGGCGTTTAGGGTCAAATTTGTTCGGAAAATGATAAAACTACAACTCTTTTGCACAACTCCCTCACAACCCCAATCACAATGGTGTTCCCCACACCATTGTGAGTGAGGTTGTGAGAGAGTTGTGATGGGGTTGTAACCCAATCATGTCCCAATTTGTTCTCATCCTTCAAACATTAATTGGTGGAGATGTTTGGCTAAAGAAGGACAAGGACAACTCATTGTAGTTTAGCCTACCAActctattattttctattttcagtttgaatttttttattattcttaaatacattaataaatattttaaaatacaaaacaattttcaaaacactAACTTTTATAAggctttttcactcttttttttttttttaaaaaaaaagaatattttgactGAATAAGTACATTTAACTTTTGCAAAGGCATTTGTTaacttaatattttaaaaaattgaaaaatattaaagcaATAGAGTGGTTGACCGTGCTCAATGAAAAAAGAGGACAGTATAACTATCCAATCTGATAGAGGTAATGTGTGATTACAACAATGATTATTCAAGTAAGTTAACAAACAAAATAACTTATGATTCTTATAATGGGTCGGTGTAACACCGTAAACGTTATGGTTGAACCTTTTATCGATCATTTTGGAGGGATCAAAGTGTGTATCCATAAGGATATCATGAGAGTGTTTACTAGGTCAGAATCTTGATTCAAGGATAGCATTATCCTTTTGTCCTGCACGGAAAAATTTCAATTAGGAAATGGCCTGACCAATGGGCTGCCTCTCGAGCAAGTAGAGAATTTTTTAATACGTTTCTTTTACGTCGCTGCAATAGCTTTCAGTAATTTGCAACTCTAAATTTAACCATCTAGTTAAATGTCATACATCAATCAAATTTTTCGGTATTTTAGTTTGTATTCGCTGTATGAAAATCGATTTAACCGTCATATTcacaaaagtaaaataaaataaaataaaagataaaacagTTATATATTCCCCGTTGATCAAGGATTTGCTCGTTTGGTAGGCGCGTAGAATCTGGTCTAGGTTAAACAGCGGAATCTAAATGGAGACCATTAAAAGTCAGCGTCGCGTGCGTGCAGGTCCAACAGCGAGTAAAATAGAAACTCCAAAGAGAGAGACGCGCACGCACAGAGTCACAGAGACATACGTTccaagtagagagagagagagagagagaggagagcaGAAATGGAGAGAAGCGCCGTCTTGGCAGGGCTTCAGCCAAATCAACTGCTATGCCCCTCCCGCCGCCACCCTTCCACTCAACTCCCCTCCTTTCCCTTCACCGACAAAACACGTtcctctcctttctctctcaagGTATTATTGCATTTCCTTTCCTCTTCATTTTCACTCTCAATTTCGAATCCTTCGCCGCTTGATTTTTTTCTATCTTAAATGATTTTGACTTTCGGTTCCCTGTGAAAATTGCTTTCAGCTGCAGAAGCAGTTTCCTCTTGCTTCTCTTGGTGCTCTTCGAGAGGCTTCTCCCTTTAGGCCTGATGCCGTTTTGTCTGAAACTTACAGGTTTGTATATTGTTCTtgttgatttattattattattttttatttttttcatttcgacttgataattatttgatttgGAAACTGAATCACGGGTTGCTTTGTTctgaaaacaaagctaatcTTTGGATAGATTTGGCCATTAAGTTCTCAAGTGATGTTCTAGTTTCTGAGTTTCGGGCCTTTTCAATATAATTTAACAAATAGAGGCAATCTTGTGGAGTAACGGTGGTTTAGTGTGTAATGGGCTTAATCTTTTCAACTTGATAGGTGGTGATAGGCCATCCTGTGACCGCTCactcacacacatacacacaaacacacgaGTTATCTTGAAACCCATGAGGTAGATTCACATTAGGTACATCGCCAATCTCTCTGTCGCTCTTTGTCTACGAGGAAGAACATAATGGTTGAACATGTATATTGCATTCCGGATGGACTTGTTTTTGGTCATTGACATGCTTTTTGTTGAACAACGGCAGTGAAACATCCGAATTAGCTGACATAGACTGGGACAACCTTGGATTTTCATTTCTTCCTACTGATTATATGTATACCATGAAATGTGCTCGAGGAGGGGAATTCTCTAAAGGTGAATTACAGCGCTTTGGGAACATTGAAATGAGCCCATCAGCTGGAGTCTTGAATTATGGGCAGGTTAGATATTAAACCTTCATATGCTGGACATATGCTGTTACATTACCTTTATGCATGGATAGCAGCATTCAATAATCTgtcattttctaatttttatgagcttttggatttttgttcttccttttttttatattaaacagtttttcttgtatacttcctgtgtattaggATTGTACCCTTTGCTCTTTTAGTGAGAATTTTGTGTAACTAGTAATGCAAACATCACaggaattttgaaatttgtgttaatttttgtttaacttgCTAGAAGTTTGTATGAGGTACACACTCATTTAAATGTAGTTTGGTTTTTATGTTTTGCTAGTCTGGTATTTGGGGCCATTTTCTTTGGCCCTTTGGATGTTGATTGTAGAACTTTAATGGCACTGGTATTTGGGATGCATCTGTCTTCAATTTACATGCGTGTATGCATACTTGCTCTTTATCTAtgtttaaaaatgtagttaaggaATTTTACCATCggtttcttaaaatattaagtGGCGTTTGATTTGAGGAATCCGATATGTACTTTGATATTCAGATTCTTGGGAACGTGATGCCTGAGAATTTGAATGTTGGGGATGTAATGATACCCACATTTGACTTGAAAAGAAATCTAATAAGATTTTTGAGAATATGAATCTCTCACGTTTGGCTTATTACTAGAAATTCTGGaagaattactttttttttccccaaaatatCCTTGTCCGAGATGtgttgcttttctttttgggctTATCCAAAATATACAGGAATTCCCAAAAATAATACCTTTAATTTTGAACCTACATCTTTTAATTCACCAAAGGGCATTTTAGGAAGAtggttatgtttattttatttcattctcgCCATTTGTCACTTCTATCAAATTTTGGACAGAttagtatttatttttgcttaaaaatattattttcaataaacTTATAATCAAAGgggaacaaagaaaacaaaaagataataataggATTACATAAACTCAACTtatgacttatcaaaaaaaaaataaaaaaaaaaataaactcaaataCAAAAAGCTAAAACATAGCTCAAACACCTAGTGTTGTTCATGCTTTCAATACTATAACCAtacctttaaaaaaatacattgttCATCAACTACAGATCCAAGCCAAATATTACATATACATTGGATTCACCCAACATCTCTAGTACCTGCATCCCATGGATTGAATGCAACCTAAATCCTCATgcatttttttaagtggaattCACATGGATATTCTTATCCCTAAATCCTCCCTTCAGATGGCTGAATGCATATaaattttcttcattatttcaTTTAGCCTTATAACTaggtacccttttttttttctttttcttttttgataagtaagaagattttattaaaaaaagcgtaaagcgccctaagtacacaggaagtatacagaggaacaacccagctagcccacaaaTAGCTCAATAGAAATTAAGATACGTTTGCATAgcataaaggaaaaaagagaagaagataaatggaaatttaacaaataataaaGTTAGGTCTTTCattgcaaaaacacatgtaTATATGCATGCTCCCACCATCAATCCTACTCCACAGGTATTACTGTCTTTACTATTTTTATGCTTTCATTCTCACTTGCCCCAAAGAGCAACAATCATGaattcctctctctttctctgccacTCAACCAGTGCAAACACCAGAAATCCTGTAACAGTACCTAAAGCTAAAGAACAGTATGGTTAGGGGGAGTACGAGAGGATAGGGGGTTCGGAGAAATGCCAGAAAGAACGGAAGATGAAAGACGGTGAAtcagcaaaataaaaaaataaaaaaatccaaggTAAACCTATAGACAGAAGCAACAAAATGCAGAAGAGAGAACGTTGTCACACTCATAAAGAAAAGAGGGTGCGTTGCTATGGATTGAGTCCAAAACCTGGAAGCAAGTCCACTTCTTCGACTCCCTATCACACAGCTCAATAATAGATTCACCAAAAGTTAAAGGGGCCAGAGTTTGATTTTCTGATGAGCTAACTGAAATCTAGTGCTTGAAGTCGAGAAAGGGATGGCCACGTTGAGGTTTCAGGTGGGGGTTGCTAGTTTGGCAGTTCTTGGCTTTGACGGGTGTGAGGGAGAGGAGTAGTTGGATGATGGAGAGAGAGAAGTGGCCAGGTGAGGAAGAGAGAGTCAGGAGGAGAGAATGTCTGGGAATCCTAGAGGAGTCCAAGAACTCTTAAAATATGATCTGTATGGGACACCACCTTAAATGGTTAATCATATAGTGTGTGGTTTACTTGCCAAAATAGTTTTCGTATACATGTTATTTCTTGATTTTGATGAGATTGATTCCAGAATTCAAAGGAAGTCAAACTTGAAATGAAAGAATTGATAGAAGAGGGGATTAGAGGAGTTTGAATTCTACTACTGAATGAAGATTCTGATAATTCCAATTTTGGAATAACTAGATAGACTTCAAGTCTGCTGAcacttgtgtgtgtatatgCATATCAATGGATGCTTCATCATGGTTTGTCCTTAAGATCATacttattttccttttatatgGCATTTTATTTGATTGCTGTTTCCGTTGCTTCAGTCTTGATGAGGTTTCcctcatttctctttcttttgtctCTAGGGGTTATTTGAAGGCTTGAAAGCGTACAGGAAACAAGATGGTAGTATTCTACTGTTTCGTCCTGAGGAAAATGCACAGCGAATGAGGTTGGGTGCAGAGCGGATGTGCATGCCATCACTAACAGTTGAACAGTTTGTGGAAGCTGTGAAGGCTACTGTTTTAGCAAACAAACGTTGGGTAGCATACCTCTCCCCCTTCCTTGTATtgcttagagagagagaaaaaaaaagtttggtaGCATACCTCGTTAATCTTGCAGATTGGCAGTACATGTCAGATTGGTAAATCTTTAATGTCTCATTTCAGGTTCCACCTCCAGGTAAAGGTTCCTTATACATCAGGCCATTGCTAATGGGGAGTGGAGCTGTTCTTGGTCTTGCACCTGCTCCAGAGTATACCTTTCTGATTTATGTGTCACCTGTTGGAAACTATTTTAAGGTTTATAATCCTCCCTTGCATATTGTTATCCATTCTATGTTGTTGCCACTTTAAATATGATGTCTTAACCCCCTTTTTAAGTATCTTCAATTATCTACTTTTGGGATCCATAATGTTGTTAAGATATACCATGACttgaatgtttttttattttttttcctcatgaACTATTTGCTTATTTCTGCTCTGAATTATTGTTTGTTAACAGATGCTGAATTTTAGGTGGAATTTTTGGGAATTTGAGCCTCCTTTCAATTTGGAGCTACTGTGAAATGTTTGATATTCTACTGATTCTTCCCTTTCTGCACTAAATAATTTAATGAATTCAAGGTTGTGTGTGGAAAATCTTACGAAACATTGCCAATAATGAGCTATAACAGTGAATTCTACGCAAGTTATCGTCGAAGATAATATCTTCTATAAGGACCTGGCACAAACCAGGTCCTTTATGCCTTCAAATAGGAAATTGACACATCATAATATCACACCAAATCAAATACACATGGAAACACACGATTGAACCTTCTTCCAAAACCCCCCATCTTGTTCTCTTTTCAGTCGTGACACAACCCACCCCACCACCGAGCTGAGTGCCGCCGAACCCCACGCCCTCTCCTCCTCTACTGTTCCATGATGATGATTATTCATCCTCTTCCTTGGTGCACTTCCCTAATTTTACATCTGGCCGGAGGTAATTCATCCATCGTAGTCTGCTACTCTTCCACTCACATTGATACCCCtgtcaaataaaaacaaattaatttaccaattttcataaaaaatagtaataatacaaaaaagaatTCAGTTTCATATATACCAGCAAACTTGGGAAGTTCACGCCAGTTCCAATGGCCATATCTCTGTACATATTCCCTTATTATGTTCTGCTGGACTCCATGCACCTTTCTTCAATCCATTATTGGTCTATCTCTCTAATATCAAATTTAGACTCCACATCGGATATTTGCACTTGAATTTAGTTGACAGGGAACTCTGGAGATGAGTCGACAAGTATCCTTTGCTCACTTATGCGGAGGCCTTGTCTCAATAACGCAGGGGTGAGAAACCAAGAAATACCACTAAAGTTTGAGGTTGCAGGTTGAGGAACCAAGAAATCCCACGCGGTTTTCTCAGTAAAATTTTCCAACTGGATTTTCTCATGAACCAAGAAGTCCCAAGACAATTTCCCCATTTCTAAAGAGAGaaagtagagagagaaagcaaTAAATCTAACAATTTACCAGGGGTGGAGCAGCAGCGGAGCAGAGGGTGGTGGGGTTTGGCGGCGTTCCGCGGTGGCGTGGGCAGTGGGTCAGCGGTGGACTGGGCTGTGGATCACGACTGAAAAGAGAACACAATGGGGGGATTTGCGAGAAGGTTCATCATGTGTTTTTGTGTGTATTTGATTTTTACGATATTCTGATGTGTCCATTTCTTATTTGAGGGCATAAAGGACCTGGTTTATGCCAGGTCcttatagaagttattctcatTGTCTAACTCTTTCGCATTAGAGGAATGGAATATAAGAATATTCTGTGCAATGAATATCTGACAATCATAACATGGTTAAACCATAGGCGAAGAATATTAGTTAATACTTACAAGGACATGGTTTATCAGTGTGGGCCCTACTTTCTTTAAAGATATCAATGACCTGTCAACAAGATGGGTGTAAGTTTACAACTAACTAGAGTacaaatttatgtctttttgaTGCCACATATGACCAGTGTCTTTTAGTTGGTTCACTCATGAGTGGATCATATTGGAAGCTTGTGGCCAAAGAAAGATAACTGAGGTGACTAATAAGTTGCCACAGTGACTGATGCATCTTTTGATTCCTATATCGTTTAACAGAGTTAAGTAGCTTGATAACTTCTGGGATTGTACCATTACAAACTTCTCACGACATTCAGCATGTTGGATGGTTTTCATTTATAATATAGTCTAATAGCAAGCACATTGAATAAATTTTGAGGTATGaagttttgttaaattttttagtaCCAACGTATGCCTACATTTGTCACCATTATACTTCAATTTAGCATGAATGATCTCTGTACCAAATGATAACTCCTTCCCTCCATAAAAAGTGCTTGAGGGTGAGTTCATGGGTTCAATCCCTAACGGTTGCATGAGTTATTAATCAATTTAACAGTTTTATTTGTTGTCAAATGGTGCTAGCATCAAAACTTAGCCCATCTGTTCCTTTTCtcagtttttgttaaaacagaACTATGGAGTTGAAGAGGCTTCTCATTTTAGCTTCGGATTTGAAATATggtgattattatttttagaactTTCTGGAAACTAGGGGCCTGCAATTATCACTTAACGTTCTGATGCTTATGCAAGAGAATTGGTTGTTTGTCGTAGTACTttgctttgttgttttgtgcatgattttctttctttcttttgatcctGGGCTTCATATTCAAACTTTTCTTTCTGTTTAGAAATGTTATCATTTGTTTCTGGATTACTCCACTGTGGCATATcttgtcttttgttttgtgttgatGGTTTTGATGCGTTCCTGTACTGCAGTTATTGAATGTAATGTGTTTTTATATGTCTGATGCCAGGAAGGTGTGGCACCAATACATCTGGTTGTTGAACATGAACTGCATCGTGCAACTCCTGGTGGTACTGGAGGTGTAAAGACCATAGGAAACTATGCTGCAGTAAGTTGACCTTGCAATTGCTTGTTTAGTACTTATATGTTTCTTATATGCTTGTATCTGTGCTGAGACaaactttgtttttcttttttcctcacTAAAGGTTATATGGTTGTATGCGTTCAAAATATAACTTTCTGTAATTTCATAAATTGTCAAGGCCATTGACTTCTAGTTCAATTGGTACCTTCCCCTTGCAAGAACAAGATGAATGGTGAGGTCGTCGATTCACAACCCACAGAGTGCACGTGTAactttccaaaaagaaaaaggaaatcatGATCCATCTAGGATCCAAAAGCAGTATACAAAATGTAGttcttatatgattttttttttgttcgatAATTCTGTTTGGTTGAAAGCTATAATTTGAAGAAGAGGGCTTCATTGTGCTTACGAATGGGCCAATGAAAATTGTGGGCTCTTTAATTTTAACTAAACTCAACACTGTACAAGCCAtctcccaatttttttgttgaattaattaattaccctTTACCAGACATTACTTATCTGGTTTGTGAATCTCAGGCAATTTGGAGTAAGTGAATTATCTTTTTTATCACTCAAATGTAGGTTCTGAAGGCGCAATCTGCTGCAAAAGCCAAAGGCTACTCTGATGTGCTGTACCTTGATTGTGTGAACAAAAAATATCTAGAGGAGGTTTCGTCTTGCAACATTTTTGTTGTCAAGGTATGACGGTTAACGGCTAAGCTGGTCTTTACTGTAGCTATTACCGTTTATAATTATGGTCTGTGTCATTGCTGATTGTTGGGGAAAAGTAAGTCGAATCATTGAATATCACTCTTATTTGCAGAAAAGCTTCTATCTTATCTGCTTTTCTTTAAACTGTTATGCTCCCTAATGGATAGAAAAGCAACTGCAAGGCTAATAACAATGCTTCTAAACGCATGTCATTAGAGGTGGCCACAGCTGAAATATTCtgatttttatgttcttgtagGATAATGTTATCTCTACACCTGCGATAAAAGGGACGATTCTACCTGGCA
Above is a genomic segment from Alnus glutinosa chromosome 12, dhAlnGlut1.1, whole genome shotgun sequence containing:
- the LOC133851208 gene encoding protein CROWDED NUCLEI 4, with protein sequence MASPQPERLAITPSSARPLSITPGSRVLKTPLSDEAIWKRLRLAGFDEESIKRRDKAALIAYIAKLEAEVFDHQHHMGLLILERKELDSKHEQIKASAETVEIMRKRDQAVHLSALAEARRREDSLKKSVVVKDECIASLEKALHEMRAESAEIKVASESKLDEGRNMVVDAHKKFIEADAKLHAAESLEAEASRCHHAAERKLQEVEAREDDLRRRIVSFKSDCDEKEKEIILERQSLGERQKALQLEHERLLDAQALLNQREDYIFSRSQDLNRLEKEIEDSKVNIEQERRALNEDRSNLELTKASLSKREQDVIRREALLNKEQQDLLILQEKLASKESDKVQKVIASHENALRTRKSEFDAELEMKRKSIEDEIETKMRAWELKEMDLRQREDLMLEREHDLEVQSRALADREKEVAETLNLLDEKEKRLGAAEEEFERNKACLQEEKEVTNKMKVELQKSLDSLDDKKKLVDYAKDKLEAMKTETSELSVLEMNLKEEIDMVRAQKMEVLADSDKLKIEKAKFEAEWELIDEKREELRKEAERVAEERLASSKFIKDERDSLRLLKIEMQDQYKCDVEALSREREDFMNKMVHDRTEWFSKMQQERADFVLDIEMHKRELENCFEKRREELESDLREREKAFEQERKNELHYISSLKVQAEKELEQVALEMKRLETERMEINLEREERNKEWAELNNCIEVLKVQREKLKKQRELLHADREEILARIEDLKKLQDLNVASDIVADAELQNSEPRRKISAKRILKQQTLIQNANVTDIDNGFNSPSKHNLDGASTHSSTPFSWIKRCRELIFKHSPDKALMKYEERSLVPDHENASNMQKYVREKSSERQQERYALGEPKVIVEVPPVGDDVKATHYLESEIKEYASEKCAPSVSEQGLRAGRKRRVKHTISNDGVNLQPEQRQNNKKRRQREDDTAAQPANTESFISSQPNVPEDQHALLSSSRTREGPEEANVVVIDKIIQISEVTHEKTDSDNFPNEDKLDSLLNPLAELELDILSGEGINGCADSSHVQNGILPCSPKAPEKP
- the LOC133851297 gene encoding branched-chain amino acid aminotransferase 2, chloroplastic-like, with the protein product MERSAVLAGLQPNQLLCPSRRHPSTQLPSFPFTDKTRSSPFSLKLQKQFPLASLGALREASPFRPDAVLSETYSETSELADIDWDNLGFSFLPTDYMYTMKCARGGEFSKGELQRFGNIEMSPSAGVLNYGQGLFEGLKAYRKQDGSILLFRPEENAQRMRLGAERMCMPSLTVEQFVEAVKATVLANKRWVPPPGKGSLYIRPLLMGSGAVLGLAPAPEYTFLIYVSPVGNYFKEGVAPIHLVVEHELHRATPGGTGGVKTIGNYAAVLKAQSAAKAKGYSDVLYLDCVNKKYLEEVSSCNIFVVKDNVISTPAIKGTILPGITRKSIIDVARSLGFQVEERHVAVDELLDADEVFCTGTAVVVSPVGSITYKGRRVSYRDGGIGVVSQQLYSVLTRLQMGLIEDKMDWTVELR